DNA sequence from the Puntigrus tetrazona isolate hp1 chromosome 2, ASM1883169v1, whole genome shotgun sequence genome:
GAGACACTTAGAAAGGCTAGGAGAAGCAAGTCTGTCGATGTCAGTTCACTCATTAGGAATACGTGTATTGTTAGAGATAGAAATGAAAAGAGCCTCCACGCTCCCTACTGGCGTGAGAACACGTCATTCACTCCTTGAGTCAGAAAGGTGAAGGAGGAGggagagaatgaatgaatgagaaagAGAGGGCTAATAATTAGACTAAAGATAGACaggaggaaaacaaacaaagaaatataaatgaaaggttcattttaaatacatttcaaaatatgcatAGAAATTGtggattattataaataattatcagaaacaaaatacattgtaggaataaattaatgaaatcataaacattattattaaacaagtcGAAATATAAAGTctgattaaaatgcaaaaatttgcCAAATAAATCCTAAAATTTCTGATTAGCGTTTTACAATTTTGTATGGATACGAATAATactataaatagaataaataaaatgaacagaaataataattatataatatatattattgttattaaaaattgtcaaattaaataaattatatacaaatatgctTTTTCATTGTATGTAGGGTTTTCTTTTGCAAGATATTAACatgtacataatataaataatattcatgcaaatggtaaaatattaaattacaaatacaatagaaaattctaaaataaaataaacaatatgctatataatactatttttaatactaaaaattGTGCCTAAACAGTCTATTATCATACCCCCTAgtcattgtttttgttgaattgtGACAAATATATACtagcaataataatatgatCAGAAAAAACTCATAAAGAAGTTGATTTGGACAACATGAGGTGACATAAgctgacattttttaataaatttctaGTCGTTCAAGTAGTTTCACTAACAATACAGGGTCACTGGTAGACAATGCGAACTCACAACAAATTCAAATTCTTGTATCTGCTGAATACATAGAATATAATCCAGCTATTCCTAATGCAGCTGCTATCTTGAATAGAGAGCGCCTAAATCATTCTTCTTTTCTACTCACGGGAGTTGTTTTGAAACAGAGTTATAGCCTGAGCTTTGCTCACAAAATTTGCCTCATTAAGGAATGATAGAAAGCGGGAGACAGATAGGCTAAGCGATGATCTTCCGTCCTTATTACAgccccagcacacacacagcctctcaCTTCAGCGCTAATATGGAACAAGTGAACAAGAGAGATGAGTGAAAGACATCATGAAGATCCACCATGGAGACAAGAAAGTCAAGAAACCAagaccaagaaaaaaaaaaagatagaggAAAGAGAGATTAGGGGAGACAGGCAGGAACGTATAGTATACCTCCCAAAGACAAACAACAATGATGTCTCCTTCAAGtcaacatttacttttaatatagcCTATATTTATTGCCTCTGATCTTCACGTAATGCTGTGCTACACCCAGCTAGTCTCTCTTATCTGGTTATACTTGGAATTCGTCATgttgaaaaattaaattagaatggTTTGACATGGTTGATCATGAAAGTAAACAGAAATTTTGGTTCCTCTTCCTGCTTCTGTTATCAAGGTCTCTCAGCAATGTCTCAAACTCAAGTCTGCCATCAAAGTCAGAGTCTAAATTTCAAACCAAAACCAAATTACCTGACCTACTAGGCCCGCGTTTAAcacagaaggaaaaacagtTGTCTTTTCTGTATTTGAGTACAGTATGTTGTAATTTTCTGTTACTTACCATCCCAAAAAGAAGCAATAAGCCTCAAGAAGCcgtggtttacagtgaatttataacAGTGTTGTCGCCCGACACAAAGGAAGCGTGGATTGTTGCTTTTATCAAACAGTTAATCAATTTACGCGGCGAGTTTCAcgaaataaagcaaataaagtgCAATGATATTAAAGCATTCTTTCTCCAAGCTTGGTTGTGGGTTTACAAAGCGGTTTCGAGCAACACGCAAAGGTAAACAAAGGGAATATGTTGCTGAGGCGATGAATTTCTTGATTTGTTTcccagaacaaacaaaaaaatgtatgcattgtGCGTCATCAGAACCACGTGATGCAAACAAGCGCGTGTTGCGAGGACCCGACTTGGCTCAGCAATCAGCATCAGAACCGCGACCGTCCGTTTAAGTGATAGAACTCATCTGACAAATTTTCTCGAACCACCGTTTTGTGCTTCAGCAGTCTGCTGAGCGTTTGTGTGCTTTGGTAACTCACAGTGATGTAGATATAGTTCATCTTGAGGTTTTAGGTCGTGTGTCCGCCCGAGTGTCTTCATCCAGAGGCCCCTGCTCTCCTCCCAGTTTTGACGGGTCTGCTGCGCGCGACTCGTGAATTAGCTGTCGGTTGATTCGCGTTTTAAATGAACTTCGCCTTCACTTTTATTGCAGAGCGTCCGCTTTTTCTTAATGTGTTTCCACCACAATCGGTTGTATGAGGTATTTACGGTAAGCAGGCAACGTGAGAACAACAGTGACGCCAGTCAGCATACTTTTTGCGCGCGCGTACCATTATtgcagctttttctttttttttttctctcttattttatttatattttcatttaatccaTCTTCTTTGTATCCCTGTCTTGTATTATCTATTGTATTATTCTTTATCTGTTgttcaatgcattaaaaaaacttatttaagCTGTTGTGTGAACCTATGCAAAAGCATTCATCATCACATTAATCATTATTAGAGAGTGAAATTTTCTCCtgataatatgaatatatatgcattCCTTCATTCCTTTATATtaatggattctgattggctgataaaaaaaaaggccagtTATTCTATAAATTTGTTATCGCCATTAAATTGTGCTGTGAACTTCCTTATTCTCACagaattcaaattattattaaaacttagTCACTGTTTTCCTTGCACTAATACGCCAGCCTACTTAAATAAAacttaagcaaaaaaaatccattagcCTACGCTCTTCTGAGTAATAAAAGAGCAAACTGAGTAATATGAATGGTCCGTTCTGCTGCAAGTGTGGGTATactaatgcataaaaacaaacatgtatgATCTATGAGTCATTCTCACACACTTCTGCAGTACCTGTTATTCTTCTTCATGACACACAGACTGCTGTGTATCGAGGGCCATCGCGGTGCCTGTTGGTTTCTGTTGACTCTGGAATTACAGCCCCTGGATTGAGATTCCAGGAACCTCACAATGTTGCTGTCAATCTCCTGGTAACCAGAGGGAAGGAGAGAtactaaaagagagagagagagagaaatgataaAGAGATATGGAGACAAGGAGCAGCATAGGGGAtgcagaatgtaaaaaaaaaaaagaactaattgATAGATTTCGTTGCTTGTATTTATAAGAATGACAGCCGGAGAGACGACACAGCCCTCCTTTTCTATTCTCATTGACATTCATcctctccacctcctcctccctcctcctccgTCCGCCGTGCCGCAGCTCCCATCCCAGCATGCTGAACGCAGCCTGGTTAACTGATGCTTTCATTGAGCCGAATCAAATCAACAGCCTTCAGAACAGTGCCAAGTATGTAATTCTACTCAAACTGTCAGTTTACAGAACCGACAAAAATCTGCAGTGATTCTCAAAGCTCAGCCTCCTTCGGTTCAGCTGCATTAATGTAATTAACGGTTTTAGTATATAAATTACGGCGAtgataacattttgtttcagtgaACTGAACAAATGCCAGTTATTATTCTAAGTTACCAAAACCCCGATAAACTGGAGACCAGAAGCATGACATCAAGGAGAGACCTGAGCTGCATCTAGACAGAGACTCGCTGTTTATCCACCCACAGATAGCAGAAAACATGTGGCtcgtgtttgcttttttttcggTCACTTCCTAATAATTATAACCACGAAATCAGTACGGGGATAAAATAATGTCATGCGTGTTAAAATCAACTGAGAATTGAACAAATAGCCGCAACTGAGCTTGGAGACTGATAGCTTTTGACTGATAGCATTTGGTCCACAACACTGATCCACACATTACTGTAAAGATTGAACAATTGAAgattctaataaaaaaacaacaacaatggaattatttgaaatattgccGTTATAAATTATTGATGCTGCTGCTGGTGCAAAGTAAGTAAAGAAAGTTTCTACTCAATACATTTGCCGATATACTGTGAGTATTTAAgacatgctgctgctgctatctaaaataatacagatctctacaggtggagctggggaaggtggagggttttcGAAGAACTGAATTGGTAAAAGCTAAATCCATAAGCTCATACAATtcaattttgtgtgtttatctggTTTTTGAATATCTGACAACTCTGTTTCATCCGGCTCCTTAAAATGCATGGTGTTTAATAGGCCTTATTTTAGCCGCTTCTACTGGTAACAGGTAAAGTGCTATACTAATAAAGCTTTAGTTTCATGCGAAACCATAAAATCAGTCATTCCTGGTTTGCTCAGACCTAATTAATGTGCAGAATCTCTGCTTATACCAAGAGAATCCTCGCCAAGCCTCCTACACGCCTCTTGGCCTATCAGATCGTCCACAGTCCACGCAGACACATGACTGTAACCTCCTTGCTGACACCTCCACAACGCCTATTTATAGCCAACTCCAGCAAGACGCGCTTTCAGAGTCATCTCTGCAGCGCTGTTTTCTCATCCGCTAGCTGGTCTCCGCCAGAACACTCATCACAGCAGCAGAGGGGATGCTCGAATATCATTGAAGGAGAAAATAGAGAAGTTCAACGGGTTGTGGATTGATTTGCTTTAATCTtacagagaaagaggaggagttTGCTTAGAAAGCTTTTCAGGAGAACACGCAGAGCTCCTCCCGCTTACATAATGGAAGTCAgaagatatgtatttttatgaatcaagaagcaaaaatagaaaacattgtttgcTTTCACAGCCATGGAAACATCccataatgcacacacacacacacacacacacacacataggctTATGACTCATCCGACCATGTGACTGCTCCACTAACGTCAGGAGGGCCTGCCTCACCCTCTCTCTCCCCAGCGTGCAGTCAGCTGACTATGGGTTACGAGTCCAGAATCTGTATATGCTAAAAACAATATGCCAACAAACCGCAGAGTGCTTTAATGAGGAAATATATGCGCTGTTCTGAATCTGTGCTGTAGGGACTAAAATGCTTTTTACTGCTGCATATGGCTCTCCAGAGATTAATATAAGTTTGTGATGTTAAATTACAGCTTCTTCTGACCAGCATATTAGTGTCTGGGTTCTTAAAGCACCACGTGGATGGCTTTCTAAAGGTTCTTGTGAAATGTAAccctcatttttttattctgggcATTGTCCCAAAAACGTGAGTTAAATGTTATTGCACTGGACTAAAACATTTTGCTCACACAGGgtataaacaaatgtataattttgcatatatatatatataccctccTTATTAAACGTGTTAAAATTAAAAGCCCAcaataaattgtttataaattaattcCAAATATAGATTCAGTCTTTTAAGCAACTTCGATCAGCCCAggatctgtatttatttttggaactgATTGATCCTAGGACTCATCGATCAGCTTATGCCACTCTGCTTAGACGCTTAATGCACCTCATCTGCAAAATGATTgacaaataatgactttttttatttaaaaactcgAGATTGAATCAAAGATTTATTGATAATATAGCagattatttactattatttcaaAAGGCCAGTCGTGTTTTTCAACCGGAAGGATTTTCAGCACATCATAATGGTTAAATACCCTATTAGGCTGCAGAATAATGCAGCGCTGTTCTACAAAAATAACTCAAACACACCCAAGTTAGGCggtttataaaacagaaaaggaaaaCTATTCTTCCTTTCCTTTTGTGTACTTGGaagctgcagctaaaaatacatcaaaCGACGTGCTTCTGAAAAACCCAAAAGGACAAAGCTTTCTCTGCAGAGACGTTTTGTCTGTGTTCCAGAAAAGTGATCAAGTGCAGATGAGTGTCATCTGGCACCAATGTCACTAGGGCACATAATTCAGCTGCTGACAGGCTCTCCGCAGGATCTAATAGATGCTCGGGACTGTAGGTGTCTAGGGACAGTGGAAGAGATCCACAACCGCAGATGTATATTTATCAGAGACCTTGCTCTCCCAATGAGTCCCACAGTgcatttgtgcgtgtgtgtgactCATCGCCTGACGATTTAACTCGCTTGTGACGCCTGTGTGCACAGAAAGACAGCGAGCAAAccattttttacattgcacaCCTGACATCctcattttttcttaataaaataatacgattttaaaaagcaactgATGTATATCCGGCCTGGTACccttatataaaatatactagtACCTTAAAGTTACCAATATGTACAAATCTGTAACATTTAGGGGTAAATAAGGCATAAAGCAGTACCTTTAGCTTTTGTTCTTTATGAAGTTTAACCAAGTGAAAGCTTTTTTtgatagagagagagtatagcacaagcttttaaaatgatggcactaaattaaaaatgccatttaaactTTGAGAAGCTTTATAAACAGTCTACCGTTTGCTTTACACGTTATTTATATCATAGGCAGCCAATAacaatttaacagttttattgcattacacATTAGACATACGTGAACTGTATCGCAAATGCGTTTCTGTGTTTAGGCAGAAACTATAGCAGAATACGCGAAACGCGCCGTCAACttcttaatgaataaaatagacCTAAAACGCAGACCAAGAGGTTCAGTTTCTCGGAGATGAACGTTGTGAATGGTTACCATCGGTACGAATGCATGCACAGCCTCGGTATTGCGTGAGCATCGGTGACGCATTGGTCAGGTGCCGCCTCATATAGCGCGGGGAGCTGTCCGGTGCTGAAACACAACCGAAGCGCATTGAGGCAACACGGAGGACATGCTGTTCACGCTCATTCACATTCTCTGAGCTCTACACAAAAGGTACGACCGCTCACTTTCATTTCTTTGCATTCACAAAATGATGCTCTGGGAAAACAGCTCACGTACGCGCTAATCTTCTTTGTGTGGGTTAAAGAAGAGTAGAGCTATTGTTCGTTTTCTTTCCGGCTTTGCGTGATTAGATACTATCACTCATCATCAGCGTATCTCATCTCTGGTTTATCTACTGGATTTCGTCGCTAAAAGATCAGCGAAATTTACTCCAGctagacagatttttttttaaataaggatTTGTTTTCACAAACCTACGTGAAAATATCAATAGATCTGTTCTTAGAGATCCGTAGCCACAAGTGAAAGGTTACCTTGACAACAGGCGGTGACTCATCCGGTGCTGTTGTCGTTTAAAAACATGTTGTGTTCTGACTGATCTCATTGCTGCTCTGGCGCTCGGAGCGTCTCTTCTTCTCGCTCTGGGAAACAATTTTAACAACTCTAAGAACTGATTTCATGGGTAGCTTAGACTTGAACAGAATTTTAGCAACACTGCttgtattttggttttaaatattaaaggttgcaataataataaaaaaaaaaacactgcatggcTTAACTGTTTTTGTGCTTGTTTATCTCTAGGCGGTATGATGTTGTCGCTACCGAAACTGTCCGCCAGACTTGTGGCGGTCCTGCTCGTTACCCTCCTCCAAACGCTAACAGTGCAGGGCGCTTCTGTGCGCCACCATCGCCTGCGAGGCGGAGACCAGGGTGGCTTCCTTGCTCCCAGCTCCGATATGATCAAAGCTCTGGAGTACATCGAAAGCTTGAAGCAGAGAGCCGATGGACCAGAGAGTCCAACAGGGGACTACGATGAGGTGGACAAATTCCGTTTTCTAGTGCAGCTCGCCTCCCTACAGGACGAGAACACGCCCGCGCGTGAGGACGCCACCCGTTGGCCTGATAACAAGGTGCCTCAGTGGGTTCGATCTCTGCTGCGGGTGCTCGAACAAGCTGGAGAGACTCCGGAAAGTCAGCCTGCGCCCGGAAACGAGCGGCGTGCTCACAAGAGCAGACGCCCGATGGCAGACGCAGAGAGTCCAGTTGGAGACTATGGAGGCTTCGTGAAGCCACACAAGAAGTACCCGCTGATGTTCGAGGATGAGGAGAACGGCAGGGATAACAAGCGGGCGACTGAGGATTTGGACGAGCAGTACACCCCTCAGAGCCTAGCAAACATGCGCTCTATATTCGAAGAGCTTGGTAAACTGTCTGCCGCGGCAGAACCAGAAGCTTAGATAACCAGGAAGATGAAGACGGAGAAGATGCCGATGACCTCTACAAGGTTAGAAACCTGGCTTACGAGGATGTGGCCGGAGGGGAGGAATGGGTGCCGCTAGAAGAGCAGCTCGAGACGGAGGAAGTAGTTAAAGGAAGTCGTGAAGAATACGAACGAGGGCTAGGAGATAACGGAGAGCTGGCCGAGGCCATTGAAAGACGAGCTGCCGAAGACGATGACGAGAACCCAGACGATGACACAAAACTTGTGGATTACTACCTGTTGAAGGTCTTGGAGATGACAAACCAGGCACAAAAACGAGACCTGGAAGGAAGGAGGAGGCTACTGTCCCAACCCTCTCTAATCGACCCTCGGGCAATCAAACAACTGCTGTCAGCTATTTCAATGAAGCTCCAGGTGCCTCCAGAGGACCTGGTTGGAATGCTCTTCATGGAGGAAACCAGAAAACAACAACGCCTTCCTGAGCCCCAGCTAGCTAGGAAGCCCAGCCAACCTCGGTACAAGAGCCGGGTCATCAAGTATTACAACGGTCGTCAGCCTGAGGTCACAGTGAGCGATATCCCTCCAGATGTCAAGACTGAGGATATCCTGAAAGTGCTTGGGTTAGGGAATCTGGCCAATAAGAACACTAAATTTTCTTTGCTAAAGCAAAGGCCCTACAAGACAGCCATGGCAAAGTACTTCAACCCCAGCGGAAGACGGGGAAGCTTGTTCCTGTCCGAGTTAAACAAAGCTCCAAGCAAAAGAAAAGATGATTATGACGATGACGCAGTGGACGAGGATGAAGAGTCGACCTTCCTCGCAGCCAAACTCCTGACCGAGTACCCCGATACCAGCTCGAGCGACCGCAAGAGAGCCGTCGATTCCACCACGAATGGACAGCTGCCTTATGAGCTATACGAGGAGGCCATGAAAGATTTCTTTGATCAGGTTGATAATGGAAAAAGCACGCCCACCAAAAGAGACACCCAAGGGAAAGAGGAGCCCGAGGCGCCCCAAAAGCCGCCCGCTCAAGATTCAGCACAGGAGACCGTAGATCAAACCCCACCTGTGCCTGGAACAGAAGAGGGTAAAGAGTATCACGGGAAAATGGTTGCAGGAATGTGAAGACCccaagcttgttttttttccccctgataATATTCCGACAAGTCCCGCCCCTTGACCTTTTATCTCTTTGATACAGTTGCCATGGCTACATGAACAACTTCTGAACTGCCCAAATTGCAAACCGGTTGTAAGAAGCTCCTACTAGCCAATCCACAGAAGGGACTTGTCAGAGTATGaaaggggtaaaaaaaaaaatacaaaataaaaatactgcttACTCGTGGGACATGCCTATATCTCctcaaaagttattttaaaaaaagtaaacagtttGAAGTGCTTTAGTTTTCATGGAATTCTAtatgatgtaaatatatatggtatatCAATGTGCGGGAGTTCAAGTGTATTTTATCTGTCGTTTATGAATTGGTGGTCCTCGAAATGTTTTCTTGTTCCTTTTGTCGGTATCAAGAGAATATTCCTGTAGTCGTAGGACTCCGCTTGCTGCAATCTTTACAAGCTATTTCATTATCAAACCAATAAAGATGGATGTGATtctcatttataaatcattttgtacGTGTTCTAAAGTGTGAGAAGAGAAACATGAATAAAGCATTACCGTATTATTTTTCCTCTCGCTGTATTGTGCTGCCTTATTACACGGAACGTGATTCAACATAAACATATCATATTATGacttaaaacaagaaacatGACGCCCAGTATATGCTGGATCTcgacagaaaagaaaaaatattaaaatcaatcacattttaatatttatatttgatgaaaaagCCAAAATGTGCACAGGACCTAAAAGAGCGCCAAGCATAGTCTAAGCGAGATATTAATTGAAAACAAATCggttacaaaaaataaaccGCTGAAAGGATTTTAGAAAGCACTTCATTAGAGACAATTGACTGAGACTAAATCATatcaaaaaagcaattttaataAGACAACGCCAACAAATTGTGCTCAAaagtcttttttctttcttgaacTAAATGTCTCCTGAGACATGcaacatgtttaaaaacatggaaAGGCACTTCAGATAAGCCAAGGTTTAAGATTATTGCAAGtatttgattatataaaattttggtataaaagttgaaaattataagttgcatgtgtatatgcatgctggagccatcacagaaattttgcaatacatttatttttataaagctgACAAGACGAAACCtattcaaaaaaacaacatgaaccCTGAATCAGTTCTAGTAAAATTTGGTGGTATTGATGAGGTTCATACAAGCAttgagaagaaaataataacaacaacaataataataaataagaaaactaACTCTGCATCCTCATTTAAGAAGTCTGTCATTTCTTGCAATGAAAAACTGTGTCCTGTGTGAAGGACACAATCCACACTGCGGAGGCAGGTTTCTTTCCTTTTTGTCACATTGTATCACGTCAGCTGCTGTCAGAAGGCTGGTTTGCTCATGTATTCTTCCATCGTCTGAAGAGAAGAAAACAGGCACATAACAGATTACCCTTTTCTGTAATGTTCAATGACATTTTCAGTTTCGGATGTATGGAATTTTATTAGACAACAAAAATTAGATGCCATATgggttttaaaggaacatttcactccaaaatgaaaatttggtcATCGTTTATTCAACCCTTTGATTCATTTATAGTCCTCGATatgcataattttcattttggggttcTTATTCTTTTAATGTGGTCTCATGTTTTGAGGCATGCTGGGAAAACTGACATTTAGTGGTACTGAGAGCTgctctgagaagaaaaaaaaaaaaacactctcagACTGGcctgtttatttctctctctcttgttcaaatcaataatgttttatgGAGGTGATGGTCAAAGCAGAGCTCTAACTGGGTGGGCAGCACCATTAAAACAGATGCAGGTTCTTTCAATCTAAAATGTCTGGCCTAGAAACACTGATtgccaaaattattattattattattattattattattattattattaaaatgtctgaaCAACAGTTCACAAGGATGGAAGATAGTTTCTTCATCATTCTATTTCAATgcccttttttaaaatacatttttctgtttaatttttcaaacatgttaactcaaatgaaaattaagttTAGAGTCTCACCTCTTGCAGCATATCTGAGGCCTCTATAGACTTTGCAATAGACTGTTTGGATGTCTCTTGGACCTCTCCACCCATCAGAAACTCATCCAGGATGAAATAAGCCTTCTCAAAGTTAAAGATGATGTCCAGCTCACATACCTGCAAAGTAATATTAcacaaacagaacattttatgtgtgtgtgtgtatatatatatatattttacaatgttttctCCAGAgctgagaaatgaaaaaaaaactgaatgtattTACATTGCCAAAGTATTTGTCAAGTAGCTCCACGTAACGGTGCAGTATCTCTAAAGCCAGAAGTTCATTATCCTGGTTCTCCAATGCACAGCAGAAATACAGACTGGCGTACCTACAAACAAGCGGGAAAACAGacgtatatttatttttattccttaaaaagactgaaaataGCAGTCACTATCCTCACAATTGCCATCTACAGTCTCTGTAACGCAACTGCTGACATGGCAAATCTCCGTATTTATAAAGGTCGTGCTGAGAAAACAACAGGAAAGAACAGAGAGACAGGTTTAAGAAAGGTGCGAAATACAGATCTGAACCAGAAGAGTGTGAGTAACAGGCTCTCGGGAACACAAGTGTGAAAATTCACTCTCAGAAAAACAATAGTTTCAGTGTCTGACAGGATTTGATGCAGTATAAAAACCCAAGAATATAGTCAGGCTCCAAAGCATTAAAGTTACAAgcacaattaaacattttctctaaaatatttttcatacacacaaaagcaaaggtttttatattcagaaaaaaattctgGGGCATTTTCTACGATACATGGTTCATTATAGATTAAAAGCTCTTTATCTCATAATATAACTTCCTGTCAGCAACACTCTCTTTTTAATGATCGAATCAGTAtaaatcagaataaataaataaaagcgatGTCTAGTTTTACCTTATAAagttgcattaataaaatggattataaataaaattttatgttaactaaaattactgacattaaaatgtttctaacACACCTTCTAACTGAttaatcattacaaaaatatatatataaagcaccAATATTTCCCATTGTGAGCATGCGAGTCCATTTTCAGACCCTACTGAGCGGTAATAGGAGGCCATTGTGTAGAAAGCTGCCACTAGGCTTCgccagaaaacaaaaaggactCAGATGGGGCATGGCGTCAGCTAATGACATCAGTAATGGCAGGAGAACTGGACTGAACCGGTTTAAAACTAAAGCGCAGGACTGGGCAACAAACTCGATACGGACGCAGAAACCTTCGCGTGTGGTATTTTAATTAGCCCACATAAGATCTTGACTGCTGACTAGGTGTCCGCTTTGCAAGATTTTAGAGTCTTCTGCTCGCACCTTGTGATGACTAATGACCAAACACGAGAGCCTGGCAGCTGGGCTTTTAATTAATGCTGAATCTAACGCCGTCGTTTTATTTGAAACCAGCATGCTCTCACTGAGGACCACACGCCGAATATAACCCCAGATATACTGCTGGACGTTCTCCTTGGCCCGGTTGAACGCTCACCTCTTATAGACAACCTTCAGGTCCTTCCAGTGCAGGAAGTTACACGTGCGAGGTTTTCGTGACAACACTATAGTGGTCATGTCCTTCACAatcttcttcctctctctctcgggGAGGGGCAGGAACCATTTCTGCAGCCGTAGCTTTCCCTGACGACTGAACAGCAACAGGAAGTGCATCTGTCGGAAAGAGAGAACATGCGTTTGAATTAATGTTGGTTCGATTCTTTCGGAGTGGGTGTCGTCTAGTGGTTAA
Encoded proteins:
- the scg2b gene encoding LOW QUALITY PROTEIN: secretogranin-2b (The sequence of the model RefSeq protein was modified relative to this genomic sequence to represent the inferred CDS: deleted 2 bases in 1 codon); this translates as MGGMMLSLPKLSARLVAVLLVTLLQTLTVQGASVRHHRLRGGDQGGFLAPSSDMIKALEYIESLKQRADGPESPTGDYDEVDKFRFLVQLASLQDENTPAREDATRWPDNKVPQWVRSLLRVLEQAGETPESQPAPGNERRAHKSRRPMADAESPVGDYGGFVKPHKKYPLMFEDEENGRDNKRATEDLDEQYTPQSLANMRSIFEELGKLSAAAERSLDNQEDEDGEDADDLYKVRNLAYEDVAGGEEWVPLEEQLETEEVVKGSREEYERGLGDNGELAEAIERRAAEDDDENPDDDTKLVDYYLLKVLEMTNQAQKRDLEGRRRLLSQPSLIDPRAIKQLLSAISMKLQVPPEDLVGMLFMEETRKQQRLPEPQLARKPSQPRYKSRVIKYYNGRQPEVTVSDIPPDVKTEDILKVLGLGNLANKNTKFSLLKQRPYKTAMAKYFNPSGRRGSLFLSELNKAPSKRKDDYDDDAVDEDEESTFLAAKLLTEYPDTSSSDRKRAVDSTTNGQLPYELYEEAMKDFFDQVDNGKSTPTKRDTQGKEEPEAPQKPPAQDSAQETVDQTPPVPGTEEGKEYHGKMVAGM
- the ap1s3b gene encoding AP-1 complex subunit sigma-3b, whose translation is MMHFLLLFSRQGKLRLQKWFLPLPERERKKIVKDMTTIVLSRKPRTCNFLHWKDLKVVYKRYASLYFCCALENQDNELLALEILHRYVELLDKYFGNVCELDIIFNFEKAYFILDEFLMGGEVQETSKQSIAKSIEASDMLQETMEEYMSKPAF